TTTTTCTACTTCTTCCGTCCCCTTTACCAGTCCCAGAACACAACCTGGCAAGTAAGGCGCTCCCACTTTATCAATGGCATCCTGTATTGTTGATCCTTCAGGGAGTTCTATTTTTTCTCCATTGATCTTCACCTGCATTAAATTATCCTCCTAGGGATTTTCATCATGTATTCCTGTGATCCTATCGGTGCAAAAATCAAAAACAACCTCATTATCACCTTCAGAGGTTAGATATAATTTTTTTTCCGGTATTATATGGCCCACCACCCGGGTGGTTACATTGACCTTTTCCAGAATCTGGGTGATTTGGGAAACATTCCCTTCGGGTGCAGTGAGCACGAATCCCGATCCAGGGTAAAGTTTCAGCCAGTCTTCCCAGTTAACAGCGATGTTACGGGGTATCATCCCTAACTCTACGGTAGCCCCCACATTTGAGGTTTCCAGGAGCATTCCCAGGGTTCCCAGGGTTCCCGGGTTACTTATATCCTTCCCGGCAGTTAAGAGATGTTTCTGGGCCAGTTCATTCATGGCCAGGATCTGGGCCTGGACCAGTTCCGGGCTTTTCATGGTGGTGGTATCCCAGTTCAGGTGAAACTGGGGGTGTATTTCCCCCTCCAGATCAATGGCCACCAGGACTTTATCTCCTGGACGGGCCCCACAACTGGTTATAATGTCGTCGCGGTTCATTATTCCAGTTATAGAGACATCCAAAGAGTTGTATGGTGCGTCGGGATGTACGTGTCCTCCCACCATTGGCACCCCAAATTTTTTAACCCCTTCATTGATTCCATCCATGATCTGGGCGCATATCTCTTTATCCTGGGTGGAAATGACGTTGGTCATTCCAATGGGTATTCCCCCCATGGCCGCAATGTCATTGACATTAACCAGTACTGAACAGTAACCGGCCCACCAGGGATCCGCTTCCATGAGCTTCCCCCACATCCCATCTGCGGCCAGAAGAACCACCTGTCCATTGTCTATTTCCAGGGCGGATGCATCATCACCAAAACCTAGAATAGTGCGTCCTGCGATGTTATATGTGTCTTCAAGAAGCCCGGTCACGTCTTTTATAAGGTTTTTGCGGGTAATGCCCTCAAAATTTTTTATAGAATTAACAAGTGATTTTAAATCCAAGAGTGCACCTCTATTAAGTTAGTT
Above is a genomic segment from Methanobacterium formicicum containing:
- a CDS encoding methanogenesis marker 2 protein yields the protein MDLKSLVNSIKNFEGITRKNLIKDVTGLLEDTYNIAGRTILGFGDDASALEIDNGQVVLLAADGMWGKLMEADPWWAGYCSVLVNVNDIAAMGGIPIGMTNVISTQDKEICAQIMDGINEGVKKFGVPMVGGHVHPDAPYNSLDVSITGIMNRDDIITSCGARPGDKVLVAIDLEGEIHPQFHLNWDTTTMKSPELVQAQILAMNELAQKHLLTAGKDISNPGTLGTLGMLLETSNVGATVELGMIPRNIAVNWEDWLKLYPGSGFVLTAPEGNVSQITQILEKVNVTTRVVGHIIPEKKLYLTSEGDNEVVFDFCTDRITGIHDENP